Proteins encoded together in one Catellatospora citrea window:
- a CDS encoding GNAT family N-acetyltransferase: MVAEQNRVWCRGVGTAALRQFLQREQIRPLHADAFAGNTASVRLLERCGFRRVGVDHDGDLEFVALRLDDGAADEQ, from the coding sequence ATGGTAGCAGAGCAGAATCGGGTCTGGTGCCGGGGCGTCGGGACGGCGGCGCTGCGACAGTTCCTGCAGCGCGAGCAGATCCGCCCCCTCCACGCCGACGCGTTCGCGGGCAACACCGCCTCGGTGCGGCTCCTTGAGCGCTGTGGCTTCCGGCGGGTGGGCGTCGACCACGATGGCGACCTCGAGTTCGTGGCGCTCCGGCTCGACGACGGGGCCGCCGATGAGCAGTGA